From a single Francisella halioticida genomic region:
- a CDS encoding F0F1 ATP synthase subunit epsilon, translating to MIKNYLQVNVVSPLGSVFKGEADIVSLRGSAGEMGIAYGHTELLSTMPAGVINIRKDEHTDVLYVSGGILEVTPTRVTIMVDDMERAENLNQAEAEKAKARAQEALKNPDASKLDIEAADKRLKEADARLKALNSSKGLYYSKDD from the coding sequence ATGATAAAAAATTATCTACAAGTTAATGTTGTAAGCCCTTTAGGGTCAGTCTTTAAGGGTGAAGCTGATATAGTAAGTCTTCGTGGCTCAGCAGGTGAAATGGGTATAGCCTATGGACATACTGAGTTATTGTCAACTATGCCTGCTGGCGTTATAAATATCAGAAAAGATGAGCATACTGATGTTTTATATGTGTCTGGAGGAATTCTTGAGGTTACTCCAACTCGAGTAACCATTATGGTTGATGATATGGAGAGAGCAGAAAACCTTAATCAAGCAGAAGCGGAAAAAGCAAAGGCTCGAGCACAAGAAGCTCTTAAAAATCCAGATGCATCTAAACTGGACATAGAAGCTGCGGATAAAAGGTTGAAAGAGGCTGATGCTCGTCTTAAAGCTCTTAACTCTTCTAAAGGTTTATATTATTCAAAAGATGATTAA